From a region of the Georgenia yuyongxinii genome:
- a CDS encoding 50S ribosomal protein L25/general stress protein Ctc: MADTLNLNATRRTEFGKGAARRTRRAGQIPAVLYGHGTEPQHLALPAHDTFLVVKDHANAVVTLDIEGTEQLALVKDVQRDPVRRDIEHLDLVVVRQGEKVTVEVPLHVTGESYPGTIHQLELMTLRVTVPAIRIPEVIEVSIEGLEDGAIVRVADIARPEDASIEDAPEDVVVVISVPRASADDLAADEAAAEAGAAAGATSEEA; the protein is encoded by the coding sequence GTGGCTGACACCCTGAACCTCAACGCGACGCGGCGAACCGAGTTCGGCAAGGGCGCGGCCCGCCGCACCCGCCGCGCCGGCCAGATCCCCGCCGTCCTGTACGGGCACGGCACCGAGCCGCAGCACCTCGCGCTGCCCGCGCACGACACCTTCCTCGTGGTCAAGGACCACGCCAACGCCGTCGTCACGCTCGACATCGAGGGCACCGAGCAACTAGCCCTTGTCAAGGACGTTCAGCGCGATCCGGTGCGCCGCGACATCGAGCACCTCGACCTCGTCGTCGTCCGCCAGGGCGAGAAGGTCACCGTCGAGGTCCCGCTCCACGTCACCGGCGAGTCCTACCCGGGCACCATCCACCAGCTCGAGCTCATGACGCTGCGCGTCACGGTGCCGGCCATCCGGATCCCGGAGGTCATCGAGGTCTCCATCGAGGGCCTGGAGGACGGCGCCATCGTCCGGGTCGCTGATATCGCGCGCCCAGAGGACGCCTCCATCGAGGACGCTCCCGAGGACGTCGTCGTCGTCATCTCGGTCCCGCGCGCGAGCGCCGACGACCTCGCCGCCGATGAGGCCGCCGCCGAGGCCGGTGCGGCCGCGGGAGCGACGTCCGAGGAGGCCTGA
- the pth gene encoding aminoacyl-tRNA hydrolase — protein MSPWLVVGLGNPGPQYASNRHNVGQMVVDVLARRMNGSFTTHKARAHVLDGRLGTLPGGVPGPRVILAKPSTYMNVSGGPVATLANFYGVDPSHVLVVHDELDLPPETLRLKFGGGEGGHNGLRSISNFLGTKDYMRLRVGVGRPPGRMDAADYVLRDFSSAERTELGVTLEEGADAIEEVLTLGLEKAQQRLHTSSR, from the coding sequence ATGAGCCCGTGGCTCGTCGTCGGTCTGGGCAACCCTGGTCCGCAGTACGCCAGCAACCGGCACAACGTCGGCCAGATGGTCGTCGACGTGCTCGCCCGTCGAATGAACGGTTCCTTCACCACCCACAAGGCACGGGCGCATGTGTTGGACGGACGCCTCGGCACCCTGCCCGGCGGCGTGCCCGGCCCGCGGGTGATCCTCGCGAAGCCGAGCACCTATATGAACGTCTCCGGCGGGCCGGTTGCGACGTTGGCGAACTTCTACGGCGTCGATCCATCTCACGTTCTCGTGGTGCACGATGAGCTTGACCTGCCGCCGGAGACCCTGCGCCTGAAGTTCGGCGGCGGCGAGGGCGGCCACAACGGGTTGCGGTCGATCTCGAACTTCCTCGGCACGAAGGACTACATGCGCCTGCGAGTGGGCGTCGGCCGCCCCCCGGGTCGGATGGACGCGGCGGACTACGTGCTGCGCGACTTCTCGTCCGCCGAGCGGACCGAGCTCGGCGTCACGTTGGAAGAGGGCGCCGACGCCATCGAGGAGGTCCTCACGCTCGGTCTGGAGAAGGCCCAGCAGCGGTTGCACACGAGCTCTCGCTGA
- a CDS encoding DCC1-like thiol-disulfide oxidoreductase family protein has translation MSVTARIDSWIHGGAFTRASLARYRVVYAAIALLTLPDFSWPALFPDSMYIAPPGPFMLSPGFPPEVVLRGLEALFAACLVAILLGWFTRTASVLAVIVAMTGFGFTYSLGKIDHDILLVLLPAPMALAGWGDRFSLDAVRRRARGLPAAAERADQWPLRLYALMIGLGFLTAAWPKIRGDWLNPRTQAVQGHQVRQYFTNDKDDLLAPFFLEFDHPVFWEILDIATILLEAGLILAVLSWTTTRFAFAVAGTFHLGVWLMMNIAFFMNVVAYGFLVPWDRLPVPRALRRSFAAPAWLVRLAPVLVIAGGVSWSLLVESVGNAAGVVYPVVLVVGGLVGAWFLLAPVVRLGQAARAVHRGADPSGRLLYDADCGFCTRSALWLARRRPDRVTIVPWQSVPDLAEFGLREEDLRRQAYWQGTAGPLRGGSAAIAAAMVARGGPAVLPGLLIPSGPVRPMADLVYRAVASRRHLMPGGTDACALTPARVADEETVAPESAPPEQSPYRRA, from the coding sequence GTGAGCGTGACCGCCCGGATCGACAGCTGGATTCACGGAGGTGCCTTCACCAGGGCGTCGCTGGCCCGGTACCGCGTGGTCTACGCCGCCATCGCCCTCCTGACCCTCCCTGACTTCTCCTGGCCAGCGCTCTTCCCCGACTCGATGTACATTGCGCCGCCGGGACCCTTCATGCTTTCCCCAGGATTTCCCCCCGAGGTCGTTCTGCGCGGATTGGAAGCGCTTTTTGCGGCGTGCCTGGTCGCAATCCTGCTCGGGTGGTTCACCCGGACGGCGTCAGTTCTCGCCGTGATCGTCGCAATGACCGGGTTCGGGTTCACCTACAGCCTTGGCAAGATCGACCACGACATACTGCTCGTGCTGCTTCCGGCGCCGATGGCCCTCGCCGGGTGGGGGGACCGGTTCTCCCTCGACGCGGTGCGCCGACGTGCCCGAGGGCTGCCCGCGGCCGCTGAACGCGCGGATCAGTGGCCCCTCCGGCTGTACGCGCTCATGATCGGCCTGGGATTCCTCACGGCCGCATGGCCGAAGATCCGTGGCGACTGGCTCAACCCCCGGACGCAGGCCGTCCAGGGCCACCAGGTCCGGCAGTACTTTACGAACGACAAGGACGATCTCCTTGCTCCGTTCTTCCTCGAGTTCGACCACCCGGTGTTTTGGGAGATCCTCGACATCGCCACGATCCTCCTGGAGGCGGGGTTGATCTTGGCCGTGTTGTCGTGGACCACGACGCGGTTCGCGTTTGCGGTAGCGGGGACGTTCCACCTGGGCGTGTGGCTCATGATGAACATCGCCTTCTTCATGAACGTCGTGGCCTACGGCTTTCTGGTACCATGGGACCGACTGCCGGTGCCCCGGGCGCTGCGCCGCTCGTTCGCTGCGCCGGCCTGGCTCGTCCGCCTTGCACCGGTCCTGGTGATCGCGGGCGGCGTCAGTTGGTCCCTTCTGGTCGAGTCCGTGGGCAACGCTGCCGGCGTCGTCTATCCCGTTGTGCTCGTCGTGGGAGGGCTCGTCGGGGCCTGGTTTCTGCTGGCGCCCGTGGTGCGGCTCGGGCAGGCCGCTCGGGCGGTCCACCGCGGCGCCGACCCCTCCGGGCGCCTCCTGTACGACGCAGACTGCGGTTTCTGCACCCGCTCGGCGCTCTGGTTGGCCCGGCGGCGGCCTGACAGGGTGACGATCGTGCCGTGGCAGTCGGTGCCCGACCTGGCCGAGTTCGGCCTGCGCGAGGAAGATCTGAGGCGTCAGGCGTACTGGCAGGGCACTGCGGGACCGCTGCGCGGTGGCAGCGCGGCGATCGCCGCTGCGATGGTCGCGCGGGGGGGACCCGCGGTGCTGCCAGGGCTGCTGATCCCCAGCGGACCTGTCCGCCCCATGGCCGACCTGGTCTACCGGGCTGTGGCGTCTCGGCGGCACCTCATGCCCGGCGGCACCGACGCGTGCGCGCTCACCCCCGCGCGGGTCGCGGACGAGGAAACCGTCGCTCCGGAAAGCGCACCGCCCGAGCAGAGCCCCTATCGGCGGGCCTAG
- a CDS encoding ABC transporter ATP-binding protein: MSIGGMGGHMGGPGGFGRTLRQDSSVKDHRLAPGTTRRIVEYARPYRFQVAVFLVLIVVAALLVVATPLLLQRIIDDGVSHGDRRLVVVLASLVALVAVAEAVLTLVQRWFSARIGEGLIYDLRTDVFAHVQAQSIAFFTRSQTGSLVTRLNSDVIGAQRAFTSTLSGVVSNVISVAVVLGTMMVLSWQITLVALLVVPLLLLPARRVGRRLAGLNRRGMELNAELGNRMTERFNVAGALLVKLFGTPEREQSEFAEKAAGVRDIGIKTAMSSRVFFAVLGAMASLATALVYGVGGWLAIDGAVTIGTLVAFAGLLGRLYGPVTALSNVQVDVMSALVSFERVFEVLDLKPLISVAPGAVDLPDGPLSVELEDVRFVYPGAGEVSLASLEGLPAAGDENGVDGGSGRRATAGDGGLRDGRARRTTAGAEEVLKGISLRVQPGTMLALVGPSGAGKTTLSTLVARLYDPTSGTVRVGGLDVRTVREASLHEAVGVVTQDAHLFHDTVRANLLYGRPDATEAELYTALRAAHIEPLVERLPEGLDTVVGDRGHRLSGGEKQRVAIARLLLRSPRVVVLDEATAHLDSESEAAVQLALDSAMVGRTSIVIAHRLSTVRKARAIVVLDAGRVVERGTHAELLSAGGLYADLYETQFARQDA; encoded by the coding sequence ATGAGCATCGGTGGCATGGGCGGCCACATGGGGGGCCCTGGCGGGTTCGGACGAACCCTGCGTCAGGACTCCTCCGTCAAGGACCATCGGCTCGCCCCCGGCACCACCCGCCGAATCGTGGAGTACGCCCGGCCCTACCGCTTCCAAGTTGCCGTCTTCCTGGTGCTCATCGTGGTCGCGGCGCTGCTGGTCGTGGCGACCCCGCTGCTGCTCCAGCGCATCATCGACGACGGCGTGAGCCACGGTGACCGACGGCTCGTGGTCGTCCTGGCCTCGCTCGTGGCGCTGGTCGCCGTGGCCGAGGCGGTCCTGACCCTTGTACAGCGCTGGTTCTCCGCCCGCATAGGTGAAGGGCTGATCTACGACCTGCGCACCGACGTATTCGCCCACGTCCAGGCGCAGTCGATCGCGTTCTTCACGCGAAGCCAGACCGGATCACTGGTCACGCGATTGAACTCGGACGTGATCGGCGCCCAGCGTGCGTTTACCTCGACCCTGTCCGGGGTGGTCTCCAACGTCATCTCCGTGGCGGTGGTCCTCGGCACGATGATGGTGCTGTCATGGCAAATCACGCTGGTCGCGCTGCTCGTGGTGCCATTGTTGCTGCTGCCGGCACGCCGCGTGGGCCGTCGCCTTGCCGGGCTCAACCGCCGTGGCATGGAGCTGAACGCGGAGCTCGGCAACCGCATGACCGAGCGGTTCAACGTGGCCGGTGCCCTGCTTGTCAAGCTCTTCGGCACGCCTGAGCGCGAGCAGAGTGAGTTCGCGGAGAAGGCCGCGGGCGTGCGCGACATCGGGATCAAGACCGCCATGAGCAGTCGTGTTTTCTTCGCCGTACTCGGCGCGATGGCGTCCCTGGCGACCGCTCTCGTCTACGGCGTCGGTGGCTGGCTCGCTATCGATGGCGCTGTCACGATCGGCACGCTCGTCGCCTTCGCCGGCCTGCTGGGACGGCTTTACGGTCCGGTTACCGCCCTGAGCAACGTCCAGGTCGATGTCATGAGCGCGCTGGTCAGCTTCGAGCGTGTCTTCGAGGTGCTGGACTTGAAACCGCTCATCAGCGTCGCCCCGGGCGCCGTGGACCTGCCCGACGGTCCGCTGTCGGTCGAGCTCGAGGACGTCCGCTTCGTCTACCCCGGCGCCGGGGAAGTCTCGCTCGCGTCCTTGGAGGGGTTGCCCGCCGCGGGCGACGAGAACGGCGTTGACGGCGGCAGCGGCCGACGGGCCACGGCCGGCGATGGTGGTCTTCGTGACGGTCGCGCGCGGCGGACCACGGCCGGTGCGGAGGAGGTGCTCAAGGGCATCTCCTTGCGTGTCCAGCCCGGGACCATGCTCGCCCTAGTCGGGCCGTCCGGCGCCGGGAAGACGACGTTGTCGACCCTCGTGGCTCGCCTCTACGACCCCACCTCCGGAACGGTACGCGTGGGCGGGCTGGACGTGCGCACCGTCCGAGAGGCGAGTCTGCACGAGGCGGTCGGTGTTGTCACCCAGGATGCTCATCTCTTCCACGACACAGTCAGGGCCAATCTCCTTTATGGACGCCCGGACGCAACAGAGGCGGAGCTGTATACCGCCTTACGCGCTGCGCACATAGAGCCGCTCGTCGAGCGGCTGCCCGAAGGTCTGGACACCGTTGTCGGCGACCGTGGTCACCGTCTCTCTGGCGGGGAGAAGCAGCGGGTGGCTATCGCCCGGCTATTGCTGCGGTCCCCGCGCGTGGTGGTGCTCGACGAGGCCACGGCGCATCTTGACTCGGAGTCCGAGGCCGCAGTACAGCTAGCGCTCGACTCCGCGATGGTGGGGCGCACCTCGATCGTCATCGCGCACCGTCTCTCCACGGTGCGGAAGGCACGCGCGATCGTTGTCTTGGACGCCGGTCGAGTGGTCGAGCGTGGGACGCACGCGGAGCTGCTCTCTGCCGGTGGGCTGTATGCCGATCTCTACGAGACGCAGTTCGCCCGCCAGGACGCCTGA